The proteins below come from a single Drosophila kikkawai strain 14028-0561.14 chromosome 3R, DkikHiC1v2, whole genome shotgun sequence genomic window:
- the LOC108084105 gene encoding very long chain fatty acid elongase F isoform X1: MYEVDNSTLTISGDPVQFPLVGSPWSPMMILGAYLFFVLKLGRKIMENRKPFDLRGVIKVYNIVQIVYNSVVLLSAVYFLFVLKAYDMSCVHTLPLDHEYKNWERLISYSYYFNKYMDLVETVFFVMRKKDRQISFLHVFHHTIMCVGGYLYLIFSGYGGLLFPVCLLNVAVHVIMYTYYYLSSVSPEVQASLWWKKYITIVQLVQFCLGVSFLINHLRQPNCNASRTVIYMGTLVGAAFITLFTNFYVKAYILPGRKKSQMKVSCPRLN, encoded by the exons ATGTATGAAGTCGATAATAGCACGCTGACCATATCGGGCGATCCTGTCCAGTTTCCACTCGTGGGGAGTCCCTGGTCTCCGATGATGATCCTTGGTGCTTACCTTTTCTTTGTGCTAAAGTTAGGAAGGAAAATCATGGAGAATCGGAAGCCCTTCGATCTGCGAGGCGTAATAAAGGTTTACAACATTGTTCAGATCGTGTACAACAGTGTGGTATTACTAAGT GCCGtgtactttttgtttgttttgaaaGCATACGACATGAGTTGCGTCCATACACTGCCACTGGATCACGAATACAAGAACTGGGAACGCCTGATATCCTACTCGTACTACTTCAACAAGTACATGGACCTGGTCGAGACGGTTTTTTTTGTGATGCGGAAGAAGGATCGACAGATATCCTTCCTGCACGTCTTCCACCACACTATCATGTGTGTTGGCGGATACTTGTATCTCATTTTTAGTGGCTATGGAGGCCTCCTGTTCCCTGTGTGCCTTCTTAACGTTGCGGTGCACGTCATCATGTACACCTATTACTACCTATCCTCGGTCAGCCCCGAGGTGCAGGCCAGTCTCTGGTGGAAGAAGTACATCACCATCGTCCAGTTGGTCCAGTTCTGTCTCGGTGTGTCATTCTTGATCAACCATTTGAGGCAGCCCAACTGCAATGCGTCGCGAACGGTGATCTACATGGGCACGCTAGTGGGTGCGGCCTTCATCACGCTCTTCACCAACTTTTACGTCAAGGCTTACATACTTCCCGGCAGGAAAAAGTCCCAGATGAAG GTCTCGTGCCCAAGGCTTAATTAA
- the LOC108084105 gene encoding very long chain fatty acid elongase F isoform X2 — MYEVDNSTLTISGDPVQFPLVGSPWSPMMILGAYLFFVLKLGRKIMENRKPFDLRGVIKVYNIVQIVYNSVVLLSAVYFLFVLKAYDMSCVHTLPLDHEYKNWERLISYSYYFNKYMDLVETVFFVMRKKDRQISFLHVFHHTIMCVGGYLYLIFSGYGGLLFPVCLLNVAVHVIMYTYYYLSSVSPEVQASLWWKKYITIVQLVQFCLGVSFLINHLRQPNCNASRTVIYMGTLVGAAFITLFTNFYVKAYILPGRKKSQMKVLV; from the exons ATGTATGAAGTCGATAATAGCACGCTGACCATATCGGGCGATCCTGTCCAGTTTCCACTCGTGGGGAGTCCCTGGTCTCCGATGATGATCCTTGGTGCTTACCTTTTCTTTGTGCTAAAGTTAGGAAGGAAAATCATGGAGAATCGGAAGCCCTTCGATCTGCGAGGCGTAATAAAGGTTTACAACATTGTTCAGATCGTGTACAACAGTGTGGTATTACTAAGT GCCGtgtactttttgtttgttttgaaaGCATACGACATGAGTTGCGTCCATACACTGCCACTGGATCACGAATACAAGAACTGGGAACGCCTGATATCCTACTCGTACTACTTCAACAAGTACATGGACCTGGTCGAGACGGTTTTTTTTGTGATGCGGAAGAAGGATCGACAGATATCCTTCCTGCACGTCTTCCACCACACTATCATGTGTGTTGGCGGATACTTGTATCTCATTTTTAGTGGCTATGGAGGCCTCCTGTTCCCTGTGTGCCTTCTTAACGTTGCGGTGCACGTCATCATGTACACCTATTACTACCTATCCTCGGTCAGCCCCGAGGTGCAGGCCAGTCTCTGGTGGAAGAAGTACATCACCATCGTCCAGTTGGTCCAGTTCTGTCTCGGTGTGTCATTCTTGATCAACCATTTGAGGCAGCCCAACTGCAATGCGTCGCGAACGGTGATCTACATGGGCACGCTAGTGGGTGCGGCCTTCATCACGCTCTTCACCAACTTTTACGTCAAGGCTTACATACTTCCCGGCAGGAAAAAGTCCCAGATGAAG GTTTTGGTATGA